The nucleotide window GTCTTcgtgtggaggaaatcagacattGTGTGACAAACTACCCCTCAAAATTCTTGACAGGAAgctttattatattaaaatcacaTAATCTCACTGACTTAACActctgttatttatttcaatgttgttTCATAAAATTGTAAAAACGCTTGAATAATTAAGAGAATATCATTACTTGttattttgttgcattttcGATTATGTTGTATAATATTAACTGTTTAATCAATACTACTTAATGTTATAGTGTACATGCCAATGCTACATTTGGGCAAATTTGCCTGTGCTTGACCGATTGGTCGAATcggtgttcatgtaaatggagaaaacacaaaacacctgAAAAACCTCTTTATTTCAAGCTACAGTCAAAACAGCTAGAGTCTGATTTGAACAAGTGGTTTGTCAACCTAACTGGCCCAAATATGGTCCAGAGCGTTAAAACCATCAGAAACAGGCCAACCTCAGAACCcgacaaactttctgacatgCCTGCATCTTTAAGTGTTTACAATATATCAGTGCACAACATCACTAAGTCCTATAAATACAATAGAATTCAAATTTATTACCTATATTTAATATCACAAATTTTAATATGACATGAAGCaataattttaaagaaaaataattttaaaacaatgaaagacaATGATTATTGtcaaaatgaaatgttaaaaaaatggctTTCATTCCATAGTGAAAACAGAAGTCTTAAAATGCTATTATAAAAAAGAAGGTCAAGGTCAGAGatcatgtatacttgtactaAAGCCATCAAGAGATTCCAAACACCGTGGAAAGCTTATACAAAATGATCCATATGACAGATTTTCAACAGCTTTTTTTTGCTTGACCGGATGCATACATTAGAAATGATGTAAACACTAATGCTTCAAGGCCTTTGGGGCAAAAAGAGTTGACAATGAGACAAGAGTTCTTCATATTGATGATATTGCATGTTCATGTAAGCTGTCACTTTTTTAACCTTGCAATTTTAGGCTGAACTATAAACAATCGTGTATGCAAAGTAAATGGTGGGACAAAAATGTCCGTATCACAGACATTAGATACATTCTGTATctgacacacatacacatatctcATGATGTTCAACATTACGAGTAATTAAGCATCCAAGATCAAAATTGTGTGTTCACAGCTAATTATTACAAAATCCACCCAGTGACATTTGGCTTGAGCAAGGTCAAAGTCTTTCAATAAAGTTATTTGCCACCACTGGCAAAATATGTGACATGGTTTTGGCAGACACGATTTTAATTAAAACCTTCAAGGTCATGATCATCATAAATTAACATAACtgaatgaccttgaaaaaaaatatcacagtcATCAAGGTCACAATCTTTATTAGTTAGGGTCATCGCCTTAACAAACATGTTGTGTATATGACATTTAAAAACTTGGTACCTTTGCCTTtaagaaaaaattatacatgtttaaataataaaatctcGCATccaatttaacaaaatatatcacagtTGTCATGGGGTTAAAAAAGGGAGCATTTGTTGACCTTTGGTGGTGTTTTTCACCATTTCATGTTAGTGTGTGGCGCAGAGTGCTTCCATGGCAACAAAAGTATATGCTGATAACAGTTAGAGAGAAACTATTGAAATGAACCCATAATCATGcagttacttacatgtatttgtttatttgtagatTATCATCTTGATCATTTATAATGATGATTTAACCAACCAAACTTTGATTTTGCCAAAGGTTAGTCTGAATGCCGTCATATTAACAATACTGACACAAAATGCCTTGAAGATGACGCCAGTCTTAAGACTCTGCTTATTGATAGCATGCTGTCTTCTCCATTTTATCAATCAAGTTAGCTGACATGTTTATCAACACAAATAGCTCGAGTCATGTTGTTTGTCACGTCTTCTTCAACATTTCCACTAACTTATACATTTCCCGCAgctgttttcttctttcattcTTGCAacctgaaaagaaaataagatCATTAGCTTACTGCTATCCTACAATCTGTTTTACAGTACATTTTCTGTATGTTTCACCTCACCTTCTACCACAGAAGCTAAACTAGTTTGTGCTAAAACTAGCTTGGGTGGTCGTAGCACTACTTGGTAGCCTCAGTGGCCGTAGCACTACTTGGTAGCCTCAGTGGCCGTAGCACTACTTGGTAGCCTCAGTGGCCGTAGCACTACTTGGTAGCCTCAAAGGCCTATATGTGCATCATGTAGCGAAAATTAAGAAGCCAGTGCTTATCGTCATGTAAAGATGACATGTGCCATGTAAAGAAGACGTGTCATGTGAAGATGACGTGTCATATAAAGATGTCATCTTTACATGATACGTGTCATGTGAAGATGGCATGTCGTGTAAGTTGGCATGTATCATGTAAAGATGACATGTTTCATGTAAAGTTGACATGACAAAGATGACGAGTCATGTAAAGATTAATGAACTCACAAGGGAGCATGTAAGATTTTGCCAATCATCGCATAATGTGTTGACTGGAATTACGATAATTAACATTGTACCcacaattttaaaatcatttcttTTGAAGCTAGAATATCATGTATGTACCTTCCAAAAAAGATCAACAGAACCCTCAGAACCAGACAAAATGTCCAACCTGCTCAAGGTGTCAAGAGACCCAAGCTAAAGTGAGCTAAAGTAATGTCAAATCTGTAAAGGTCTCACTTACATGCTGTTGGGATTATATGCTATAGACTTACCGAGGAAGGAGTTCGCGACACTCTCCACTGTGGACGTTCCGCCGTCAATCTGTAGACTGGCCTCCTCTGCTAGCACTGGTCCATCATCCCAGAGGAGGTCAAATCCACCCACATGCTTCTCTCTGCCCGTTAGTCTGGTCAACACAGATCAATACAGTCAGGTAAACAAACTCACCCACACGCTTCTCTCTGCCCGTTAGCCTGGTCAACACAGATCAACACAGTCAGGTAAACAAACTCACCCACACGCTTCTCTCTGCCCGTCAGTCTGGTCAACACAGATCAACACAGTCAGGTAAACAAACTCACTCACACGCTTCTCTCTGCCCGTCAGTCTGGTCAACACAGATCAACACAGTCAGGTAAACAAACTCACCCACACGTTTCTCTCTGCCTGTCAGTCTGGTCAACACAGATCAACACAGTCAGGTAAACAAACTCACCCACACGTTTCTCTCTGCCCATCAGTCTGGTCAACACAGATCAACACAGTCAGGTAAACAAACTCACCCACACGCTTCCCTCTGCCCGTCAGTCTGGTCAACACAGATCAACACAGTCAGGTAAACAAACTCACCCACACGTTTCTCTCTGCCGGTCAGTCTGGTCAACACAGATCAACACAGTCAGGTAAACAAACTCACCCACACGCTTCTCTCTGCCCGTCAGTCTGGTCAACACAGATCAACACAGTCAGGTAAACAAACTCACCCACACGTTTCTCTCTGCCGGTCAGTCTGGTCAACACAGATCAACACAGTCAGGTAAACAAACTCACCCACATGCTTCTCTCTGCCCGTCAGTTTGGTCAACACAGATCAACACAGTCAGGTAAACAAACTCACCCACACGCTTCTCTCCGCCCATCAATCTGGTCAACACAGATCAACACAGTCAGGTAAACAAACTCACCCACATGCTTCTCTCTGCCCGTCAGTCTTGTCAACACAGATTAACATAGTCAGGTAAACAAACTCACCCACATGCTTCTCTCTGCCCGTCAGTCTGGTCAACACAGATCAACACAGTTAGGTAAAAAAGCCACCCATACACTTCTCTCTGCCCATCAGTCTGGTCAACACAGTCAGGTATATAaactcccacccccacccccacccaccccccgcCCAAACACACTTCTCTGTCTGTCACTTCGGTCACAGTCAGCTAAACAAACCCATACATACGCTTCTCTCAGCTAGTCAGCCTGGTCAACACAGTCAGGTAaacacacccacccacacactTCTCTGCCTGTCACTCTGGTCACAGCCAGCTAAACAAACCCATACATACACTTCTCTCTGCTCGTCAGCCTGGTCAACACAGTCAGGTAAACGCCGCTCACCCCCCTCCCAACATGCCTCTCTCTACCTGTCAATCTGGTCAAAACAGTCAGGTAAACAAACCTCTCTCTACCCATCAGCATGGTCAATACAGTCAGGTAAACAAACCCACCCACATGCCTCTCTCTACCTGTCAATCTAGTCAATCCAGTCAGGTAAACAAACCCACCCACATGCCTCTCTCTACATGTCAATCTGGTCAAAACATATCAACACAgattatttaaaacaaacctACCCACACCCAGATCATACCTGTTCTCCAGATCAAGTATATTTATGACATCCGTCAGAAGGCCGTATTTGAGCTGGTAATCTTCTTTACCACTGGCTGTCAGTGATGGGGATGCATTGATTTCAATCAGCCATCTGCAACAACAACCATATAGAAGAATAATTATAAAGATGAATATGAACATGAAGTCATGCTGGCACCAGTATTTGCCAAAGATTACACCAGTAACATCTCTCACAACAGGAATCCTTataacatacaatgtacaattcAAACCACCGCTATCACACATGTGTCCCCCAATTTTTCCACCAAATTGTCGTGGCACGATTCTTGCATATTGAATTGTTTAAATTTCAGAAGAGAAGACCCGAAAATTTTGTGTAGGTCTATGATGTACTTATTCATGAAAACCTCTGCTCTTATAATGAACATCTGATATCACACTtttatggtcgtgggtttcccccaggctctgcccggtttcctcccaccataatgctggccaccgtcgtataagtgaaatactgttaagtacggcataaaacaccaatcaaataaataaataaataaataaatatcacacttttccactattcatgtttatatatgtgaCACCGATTATTACAGGGTAAGTATAGGTAAGTGTGtttttctgattgttgtttaacgccgaagaatttttcacttatacaactgcagtCAGGATTACCAGTGGAGGAAAGCAGAGTGCCCAGGGAAAAcgactgacctttggcaagttactgatgagctTTCCAGACACTGATGGACACTTTATTGGTAGAAGAGACATCTTCCAATAGACGAAACTGAACCACCATGACTCCCACAAGCAGTGAAAACAGAAGGATCTACAATTTCCCTGTGCCAGGATGGGGTTGGAACTTGAACCTCAAACACTAACTGGAGTGAAAGCACCTCTCAGCAAAGGCCTCCTCCCCAGTTAATTATGATTAGAATACCCCGAACATGGTCtgaccaaacaaacaaaaaaatgagaATAACTTACGGTTTCAGGTCACTGTCCAGTAAGATATCATAACCATACATTTCAAAGCAGTGCTTGTCATTGATGATGAGTTTCTGGACACTTTGTAAGCTCTTAATGATAATGTTGTCCACCTGCTTGAACAAGGTCTTCACCTGTAAGAAAACAGAACACATTATATTTCATGAGctgaaattgaaagaaaaattgaagTCATAATTGAGGCCTctgtggatcagttggttagcgcgctagcgcagcgtaatgacccagaagcctctcaccaatgaagttgctgtgagttcaagtccaactcatgctggcttcctctccagccctaagtggaaaggtctgccagcaaggtctggatggtcaggggtttccccgagcccggtttcctcccaccataatgcttgccgccatcatataagtgggatattcttgagtacggtgtgaaacaccaatcaaataaaataaataaataaataaatgtaagacaTAATTTATTATACCATTCGTAGTTTATAACAGCCTGATGCCCTGGATTACAGTGGATATGATTTGAATGGCTTCTTCAGTAAGACACCATATATTCACATACTGAATATTTTGATGAATTATTGAGTGAATTTGATTgtttggttttaaaaaaaaggcaTTCTGCACTGCAATATATGTTAAACCATTGGTTCAAGCCATCAGAATAATAGCCATGTCAAGGTCcttaacaaaatcaaaaatgccagaattttgttgaaaatggtcCAAAAACCTTGAACAATAACTCATCTTGGTGAATTCATGTACCAAGCAATGAACCATTATGAAAGTCCAACAAACTGTTTCACGGCAGGTTGATGGACACACTCATGGacaaacagacatgacagattgATGGACTAACACActcagacagacaggcagacatgacagactgatggacTAACGCACTCACGgaaaaacagacatgacagactgatggacTAACACACtcatagacagacagacagacatgacagactgatggacTAACACAttgatggacagacagatatgACACACTGATGGACTTACACACTCACAGACAAACATGACACACTGACGGACTAACAcacacagagacagacagacatgacacactGATGCACTAACACACTCACAGACAGAGAGGCATGACAGACTGATGCACTAACACACtcactgacagacagacatgacagactgatggacTAATACACtcatagacagacagacatgacagactgaTGCACTAACACACtcacagacagacatgacagactgaTGCACTAACACACtcacagacagacatgacagactgaTGCACTAACACactcacagacagacagacatgacagactgatggactaacacacgcacacagacgaacagacagacatgacagactgatggacTAACACACtcacagacagacatgacagattgATGGACTAACACactcacagacagacagacatgacagactgaatgactgacacactcacagacagacagacatgacagactgaaggactaacacacacacacagatgaacacacagacatgacagactgatggacTAACACACtcacagacagacatgacagattgATGGACTAACACACtcacagacagacatgacagattgATGGACTAACACactcacagacagacagacatgacagactgaatgactgacacactcacagacaaacagacataaCAGACTGATGgactaacacacacacacagacgaacagacagacatgacagactgatggacTAACACACtcacagacagacatgacagattgATGGACTAACACactcacagacagacagacatgacagactgatggacTAACACAttgatggacagacagatatgACACACTGATGGACTTACACACTCACAGACAAACATGACACACTGACGGACTAACAcacacagagacagacagacatgacacactGATGCACTAACACACTCACAGACAGAGAGGCATGACAGACTGATGCACTAACACACtcactgacagacagacatgacagactgatggacTAATACACtcatagacagacagacatgacagactgaTGCACTAACACACtcacagacagacatgacagactgaTGCACTAACACACtcacagacagacatgacagactgaTGCACTAACACactcacagacagacagacatgacagactgatggactaacacacacacacagatgaacagacagacatgacagactgatggacTAACACACtcacagacagacatgacagattgATGGACTAACACactcacagacagacagacatgacagactgaatgactgacacactcacagacagacagacatgacagactgaAGGACTAACACactcacagacagacagacatgacagacaaGGTGTAATCCCATAGACCCCTCAAGGATGGGTGAGGAActaataaaacattatttaaaaccGGCACAAAAATGCAGGAGTCAGATGAACAGATTGCCCAGTTAAGGTTGAATGccataaaattatattttttgagcgtgaggtggaaatgataacctaAGAATCATGATTTTATTCTGTAACCCTTTTACtttataaaaattttttacACTCAAAATGCAGGAAGAAAACAGGAGCCAGATAAAGAGATTTAACTGATCAATTCATCATACATAATGGGATATTTTCCACAACGTGCAATACAATCACTATATGAATACCTGTCTACAGCTGTATCAGCAACAACTCGCTGTCGGCAAGAACTACTGCACTGGATTTATATTTGTCGTTTCCATCATCAAAGTAGTACACATGGCATTTATTTATGACCTGATGTCAATTACAATCTAGTCCATATATTAATATCATCTCAGAATGGCCAAACACAGACCCCCACAAATGGTAATAAAAACACTGCAAGTCTTACTGCAGGAAGTCCGTGTTTAGCTGTCAGGTACTGGCGTAGCTGTTGGGTCGACCACTTGCAGCCCTTCTCCGGGTCGTAATCCGGCGCCGTCTTCTGAATGGCTACATTGGTCAGATGGACGTCTGAGCCGAAGGTCAAGGCCATTGTGTTACAGATTAGTGCATCTTTCATGAGCAATAACAAAAGAAGTCTTTGTCATGCATGtgtgataggtacatgtagaagtcCCATTGACGTccacacattttacatgtgaaaaCTAAACATAAACAAAGGGAGAGAATGGCTAAGAAGTCTACAACTACATTCTGTCATGCACTTAACACACAATAGAGAGTATTAAGGGTAAAAAACAGTTTCAGACAGtaaaaactggaaaataaaCTTTCTATACCGTAAACCTTTTTGATCTGTGATTTAAAAGCACTTTTTTAGTTGAATTCTTCCATACATTTagtatgaaaatgacgctaaaatgATCTGTATGTGTCATAACACTGTGCAATTATTTCTCTACCcctatagttctctcagaatgtttcaaaatattggtttcagAGCTGGTTGCAAAAGATGAAGAATGATAGTACTTTAACTTAttctatacatgcatgtacttataTACACCCTCCATGTTTTATAGGGAATAAATCCAGACCAGAGAAAATTTTGCCATAACTGATATCATAAGACGGCACAGGCTAATAAGACAAATATTCAGTATAATCTTGACATTCATACGGTTTTAAAGTCACATTTAGATGCAATTTAAGCAGTAAAACAATTACTGCATAGCCGTATAAATACATCTTCAAAGCTGCCCAGTTGTTTGCACATTACACTGTCACATACAACATCTACGAGCAGAGAATAAGAACACAATTTCTATAACTTCAAAGTATAGAAGAATAATAAAGAAGATAATAGAAGAAATAAAGAATAAACACAAGGTCAGCATCAAGCATATGTTTTTTTGGGGACAACCAAAATGACCCACCCAAAAAAGGTTCCCCACCTAAAAAGTTCCCACTGGGTTTTGGGCGGGAATTTCTTTTTTACTATTTCTTAATGTCAGCTTTTTGAAATCCAGAGGCCTCTactgctcagttggttagtgcgctggtgcaacgtaatgacctctcgccaatgcggtcattgtgagttcaagtccagtccatgctggcttcctctctggccatacatggaaaggtctggcagaaacttgcgggtggtcatgggttttccccgggctgtgcccggttttctcccactacaatgctggccgccctcatataagtgaaatactagtattcttgagcacggcgttaaacatcaatcaaaataaataaataaatatatataaaatccaTATCCCTTTCTTCAGCCAGAATCCTGATCTACCTTATTTTTCTCACAGGGCTGGGTTTTCtctaataaataattttttgaagATGGCCTATTAGTTTATATGCATATGTTACCCTCCACTCATGAGCAAGAGTCATTTGATGACTTGTCAAAAAGGATACAAGCATCCTCAATAGAGTCCAGGGAAAATCGTGTGTTGGAAAACCGAGCAAATCCACTTCTATACAACCAGACCTTCAGTGGCATGAACTACAGgtacgaaaaaaaaagaataacaagAGTGCTTTTGATAAACAGCTGTAACGGGATTATCTACACAATTAGCATTCTTTTTCAAGGAGTCTTGTTTCAATCCGTAAACGATTTTAGTATAGATATTATAAAGACTGAAAtactatttaaaaaaacaaacatgtgcATACACTTTAACATTCACAACTTGAAACAACTCAATATCCACACCAAATCTCCATCATTATAAAGCATGTATGTGCATACACAACCACAGCTTTTGAACAAATTAGTTGAACCAGTTCTCTGTaaaattggggcctccgtggctcagttggttagcacgctagcgcagcataatgacctaggagtctgtcaccaatgcggtcgctgtgagttcaagtccagctcatgctggctttctctccggccgtatgtgggaaggtctgtcagctacctgcggatggtcgtgggtttcccctgggctctgcccggtttccacccaccataatgctggccgccgtcgtataagtgaaatattcttgagtacggcgtaaaacaccaatcaaaaaaaaaaaaaaaaaaaaatctctgtaAAATTGCATTGTTAATATGAACATTTCACACTTTTTTCCAAACATTTGCCAATgtgaatgaataaacaaatcaacaaatgattatggcttaatgccacctTGGCAATACTGTAACCATATTGTGGTCAGAGCATTGTTTTAAGCACAAGACAGTTTCTGAAATATACTCTAAATGAGCTCAGATTTCGCCCACATAACTGtagttttagaggcaaataaatgtaacaaacttttatttttggtgctgaaacatacaattttccagtagaatatcatc belongs to Liolophura sinensis isolate JHLJ2023 chromosome 9, CUHK_Ljap_v2, whole genome shotgun sequence and includes:
- the LOC135474866 gene encoding probable tubulin polyglutamylase TTLL9; the protein is MAKPSVKYASYMQARGGVRNVRSSYTGDREIRFKCSLQNTILDVLKERPGWQEVTGEGDWDFFWCDREWLKDNYDSTYLQEHQKILHFRNHYELTRKNLMVKNLKRMKKQVEREVGKAEGQIFDFFPTTFELPSEYHIFVEEFKKQPGLTWIMKPAAKSQGKGIFLFRKLRDITEWKKGEYQPQPDPNQQLPETYVVQRYLERPYLIGGRKFDIRIYALVMSFMPLKVWLYRSGFARFSNTRFSLDSIEDAYVHLTNVAIQKTAPDYDPEKGCKWSTQQLRQYLTAKHGLPAVKTLFKQVDNIIIKSLQSVQKLIINDKHCFEMYGYDILLDSDLKPWLIEINASPSLTASGKEDYQLKYGLLTDVINILDLENRLTGREKHVGGFDLLWDDGPVLAEEASLQIDGGTSTVESVANSFLGCKNERRKQLREMYKLVEMLKKT